One Rhododendron vialii isolate Sample 1 chromosome 2a, ASM3025357v1 genomic region harbors:
- the LOC131316157 gene encoding putative late blight resistance protein homolog R1A-10 isoform X2 — protein MGDTAVDFFLETLQHLITSSNLDFILEEKHQLQSLGEEIKYLRWFLTITEKKRNEHSEVMKLVKQIRDVVSEAENIVELFVDLVSKVDLASNTLREHQDQLSIDLERVRKEITNLTAEVKQIYKENMYDMNGKAVKRLKHSSTGSGGGSSSLGGSNAPIEVKEKVVIGFEEEVKRLIDKLDDRGDGRQLEIITIIGAGGGGKTTLAREVYDHRFTSYTFDILAWVDVSQYYDKTMKKNLLIRILESASARKDEDYKQYSEDKLGEMVHKFLKGRKYLIVMDDIWGIEPWNDIQRSFPKECRGSKVLFTSRLLVQPDSVRCVPHYLDPLSESCSWELLQKKVFGNDECSPNLVDIGKQIAEKCKGLPLAIVAIAGILATEDKTLYVWEEVAKHLSSIIAKNQEGCMEILELSYNHLPLHLKACFLYIAAHPEDYEIAVRELIWLWIGEGFIQQSEVGESLEDIAKDYLIGLIDRSLIMVARKSKSRRGIKTCRIHDLLRELGLKKAEEDNFIVKIYEDDPLSPSSTNKQRRLFISSQFFHKFSSRPRAQNLRSFMCLSLSNSPPSKQNLSFFVENFKLLKVLNFRSATSLGEIRKGDLVHLRYLSLRIPHDLKHRAPLFIHYLSNLVTLNLQVGHWTKISLPLDILKMVHLRHLYTRRGIFEYHVSYDYEEEGNMLDSLLTLHRICLCEHCHSFLRRTPNLKELGLTSSRTEDRDVMLRDLEFLKCLETLVVEPWMLTKQVTGLKLPPTLTRLTFKSTDLKWEELSIILQTLPSLGVLKLLYSACWGAVWDTTELEEGFSQLKYLKFEQLHIEEWNASADQFPRLEVLEIEWCEYLKGIPLDFANLYDLREIKLFRCSQSAEESVREIQEEQKSMKGDDDWLNFALQPLPEDLLG, from the exons atgggtgacaCTGCTGTTGATTTTTTCCTGGAGACCTTGCAGCATCTTATAACGAGCTCCAATCTTGATTTTATCTTAGAGGAGAAACATCAACTTCAATCTCTTGGAGAGGAGATAAAGTACTTGAGATGGTTCCTCACGATTACGGAGAAGAAACGCAACGAGCATTCAGAAGTGATGAAACTGGTGAAGCAGATTAGAGATGTGGTATCCGAGGCAGAGAACATTGTAGAACTGTTTGTAGATCTTGTTTCGAAGGTTGATCTCGCCTCTAATACTCTTCGTGAACACCAGGATCAGCTTTCCATTGACCTTGAAAGGGTCAGAAAGGAGATCACGAATCTTACGGCTGAGGTGAAACAGATTTACAAGGAGAATATGTATGACATGAATGGAAAAGCAGTAAAAAGACTCAAGCACTCTTCTACTGGAAGTGGAG GAGGTTCAAGTTCATTAGGAGGGAGCAACGCACCCATAGAGGTGAAAGAGAAGGTGGTGATTGGTTTCGAGGAGGAGGTAAAGAGACTAATAGACAAGCTTGATGACAGAGGAGATGGCAGACAATTGGAGATTATAACAATAATCGGTGCAGGTGGAGGTGGCAAAACTACTTTGGCCAGAGAAGTGTATGATCACCGTTTCACATCGTATACCTTTGACATTCTTGCATGGGTTGATGTTTCTCAATATTATGATAAAACTATGAAGAAGAATTTGTTGATTCGTATTTTGGAATCAGCTTCCGCACGAAAAGATGAAGATTACAAGCAATATAGCGAGGATAAGTTGGGAGAAATGGTACACAAATTCTTGAAGGGTAGAAAATATCTCATTGTCATGGATGACATATGGGGCATTGAACCCTGGAATGATATCCAAAGATCATTCCCCAAGGAATGCAGGGGGAGCAAAGTGTTATTCACAAGTCGACTACTCGTTCAACCTGATAGCGTCCGCTGCGTCCCTCATTATTTGGATCCCTTATCAGAAAGTTGCAGTTGGGAGTTGTTACAAAAGaag GTATTCGGAAACGATGAATGCTCACCGAATTTGGTGGACATCGGTAAGCAAATCGCAGAAAAATGTAAAGGACTACCACTTGCGATTGTCGCAATAGCTGGCATTCTGGCAACGGAAGACAAGACACTCTATGTGTGGGAGGAAGTTGCCAAGCATTTAAGTTCGATCATTGCCAAAAACCAGGAGGGCTGCATGGAGATACTAGAACTTAGTTATAATCACCTGCCCCTTCATTTAAAAGCGTGTTTTCTTTATATTGCAGCACATCCCGAAGATTATGAAATTGCTGTACGCGAGCTGATATGGTTATGGATCGGGGAGGGATTTATTCAGCAAAGTGAGGTGGGGGAAAGCTTGGAGGACATAGCAAAAGATTACTTAATCGGTCTTATTGATAGAAGTCTCATAATGGTAGCTAGGAAAAGTAAATCCCGGCGAGGAATTAAAACATGTCGTATCCATGATCTTCTGCGTGAATTAGGCTTGAAAAAAGCTGAGGAGGATAATTTCATTGTGAAAATTTACGAGGATGATCCTCTTTCACCTTCCTCTACAAATAAGCAGCGTCGCCTCTTCATTAGCTCTCAGTTCTTTCATAAGTTTTCCTCAAGGCCTCGTGCTCAAAACCTTCGTTCTTTTATGTGCCTCTCCTTGTCAAACTCCCCGCCTTCCAAACAAAATCTGTCATTCTTTGTTGAaaacttcaaacttctcaaGGTGTTGAATTTTAGGTCCGCTACAAGCCTAGGAGAAATAAGAAAAGGAGATCTAGTTCATTTGAGATACTTATCACTTAGGATACCCCACGACCTTAAGCACCGTGCACCGTTATTTATTCACTACCTCTCGAACCTAGTAACCCTTAACCTCCAAGTTGGGCATTGGACCAAGATTTCATTGCCTCTCGATATACTTAAGATGGTTCACTTGAGGCATCTATATACTAGAAGGGGGATATTCGAATATCATGTTTCTTATGATTATGAAGAAGAGGGGAATATGTTAGATAGCCTACTTACCTTGCACCGAATATGTCTTTGTGAGCATTGCCATAGTTTCTTGAGAAGGACTCCCAATCTTAAGGAGCTAGGACTGACTTCAAGTCGGACAGAGGATCGTGATGTGATGCTCCGTGACCTAGAGTTCTTAAAATGCCTCGAGACACTCGTTGTCGAACCATGGATGCTGACCAAGCAAGTGACTGGGCTGAAGCTTCCTCCAACTCTTACGCGGCTAACTTTTAAATCTACGGACCTCAAGTGGGAGGAGCTGTCAATAATCCTCCAAACCCTGCCGAGCCTTGGGGTTCTCAAATTATTATACTCCGCCTGTTGGGGAGCAGTTTGGGACACAACTGAACTTGAGGAGGGGTTCTCTCAGCTCAAGTACTTGAAGTTTGAGCAGCTGCATATCGAGGAGTGGAATGCTTCCGCAGATCAATTTCCGAGACTTGAGGTTTTAGAGATTGAATGGTGCGAGTATCTGAAGGGGATCCCACTTGATTTTGCTAATTTGTACGACCTTCGTGAAATTAAGTTATTCCGTTGTAGTCAATCCGCTGAGGAATCGGTCAGGGAGATTCAGGAAGAGCAAAAAAGTATGAAAGGAGATGATGATTGGCTAAATTTCGCCTTGCAGCCGTTGCCTGAGGATTTGTTGGGGTAG
- the LOC131317135 gene encoding uncharacterized protein LOC131317135 encodes MGGGKCQNAIGLRSVKKMNSTLLGSGMEKDKGQYDGFYIDLRMCHKLRKLEDNNEVKLGTVRSVFNVDRSEFLAGDKLRYLMYTWLPFGYVPDDSVKDLIVDEVHRFGCSMLDLGLKPLPLLVDVGISMLQLPGESGDEGIARAMTEMDVWNWVPATKASIGALEEVAFDGLWSVKECKRCSKTLAVGKLACMPCSHVFHRECIYGWLAVIHMCPICRYTMPC; translated from the exons ATGGGTGGTGGTAAGTGCCAAAATGCAATTGGGTTAAGGagtgttaagaaaatgaattcAACATTACTTggaagtggaatgg AGAAGGACAAAGGGCAGTATGATGGCTTTTATATTGATCTGCGGATGTGTCATAAACTGAGGAAGCTTGAGGACAACAACGAAGTAAAGCTGGGCACAGTGCGTTCTGTATTTAATGTGGATCGCAGTGAATTTCTAGCAGGGGATAAACTCAGGTACCTCATGTATACCTGGTTACCTTTTGGATATGTACCAGATGACAGTGTTAAGGACTTAATAGTAGACGAGGTGCACAGATTTGGGTGTTCAATGCTGGACTTAGGCTTGAAGCCATTGCCGCTTCTTGTGGATGTTGGGATTAGCATGTTGCAGTTACCTGGTGAGAGTGGAGATGAGGGGATTGCCAGGGCTATGACAGAAATGGATGTTTGGAACTGGGTGCCTGCCACTAAAGCATCTATTGGAGCATTAGAGGAAGTGGCTTTTGATGGTTTGTGGTCGGTTAAGGAATGTAAGCGGTGCTCAAAGACCCTTGCAGTGGGGAAGCTTGCTTGTATGCCGTGCTCTCATGTATTTCATCGGGAATGTATTTATGGGTGGCTGGCGGTTATCCACATGTGTCCGATTTGCCGCTATACCATGCCCTGCTGA
- the LOC131316157 gene encoding putative late blight resistance protein homolog R1A-10 isoform X1, whose product MGDTAVDFFLETLQHLITSSNLDFILEEKHQLQSLGEEIKYLRWFLTITEKKRNEHSEVMKLVKQIRDVVSEAENIVELFVDLVSKVDLASNTLREHQDQLSIDLERVRKEITNLTAEVKQIYKENMYDMNGKAVKRLKHSSTGSGVGGSSSLGGSNAPIEVKEKVVIGFEEEVKRLIDKLDDRGDGRQLEIITIIGAGGGGKTTLAREVYDHRFTSYTFDILAWVDVSQYYDKTMKKNLLIRILESASARKDEDYKQYSEDKLGEMVHKFLKGRKYLIVMDDIWGIEPWNDIQRSFPKECRGSKVLFTSRLLVQPDSVRCVPHYLDPLSESCSWELLQKKVFGNDECSPNLVDIGKQIAEKCKGLPLAIVAIAGILATEDKTLYVWEEVAKHLSSIIAKNQEGCMEILELSYNHLPLHLKACFLYIAAHPEDYEIAVRELIWLWIGEGFIQQSEVGESLEDIAKDYLIGLIDRSLIMVARKSKSRRGIKTCRIHDLLRELGLKKAEEDNFIVKIYEDDPLSPSSTNKQRRLFISSQFFHKFSSRPRAQNLRSFMCLSLSNSPPSKQNLSFFVENFKLLKVLNFRSATSLGEIRKGDLVHLRYLSLRIPHDLKHRAPLFIHYLSNLVTLNLQVGHWTKISLPLDILKMVHLRHLYTRRGIFEYHVSYDYEEEGNMLDSLLTLHRICLCEHCHSFLRRTPNLKELGLTSSRTEDRDVMLRDLEFLKCLETLVVEPWMLTKQVTGLKLPPTLTRLTFKSTDLKWEELSIILQTLPSLGVLKLLYSACWGAVWDTTELEEGFSQLKYLKFEQLHIEEWNASADQFPRLEVLEIEWCEYLKGIPLDFANLYDLREIKLFRCSQSAEESVREIQEEQKSMKGDDDWLNFALQPLPEDLLG is encoded by the exons atgggtgacaCTGCTGTTGATTTTTTCCTGGAGACCTTGCAGCATCTTATAACGAGCTCCAATCTTGATTTTATCTTAGAGGAGAAACATCAACTTCAATCTCTTGGAGAGGAGATAAAGTACTTGAGATGGTTCCTCACGATTACGGAGAAGAAACGCAACGAGCATTCAGAAGTGATGAAACTGGTGAAGCAGATTAGAGATGTGGTATCCGAGGCAGAGAACATTGTAGAACTGTTTGTAGATCTTGTTTCGAAGGTTGATCTCGCCTCTAATACTCTTCGTGAACACCAGGATCAGCTTTCCATTGACCTTGAAAGGGTCAGAAAGGAGATCACGAATCTTACGGCTGAGGTGAAACAGATTTACAAGGAGAATATGTATGACATGAATGGAAAAGCAGTAAAAAGACTCAAGCACTCTTCTACTGGAAGTGGAG TAGGAGGTTCAAGTTCATTAGGAGGGAGCAACGCACCCATAGAGGTGAAAGAGAAGGTGGTGATTGGTTTCGAGGAGGAGGTAAAGAGACTAATAGACAAGCTTGATGACAGAGGAGATGGCAGACAATTGGAGATTATAACAATAATCGGTGCAGGTGGAGGTGGCAAAACTACTTTGGCCAGAGAAGTGTATGATCACCGTTTCACATCGTATACCTTTGACATTCTTGCATGGGTTGATGTTTCTCAATATTATGATAAAACTATGAAGAAGAATTTGTTGATTCGTATTTTGGAATCAGCTTCCGCACGAAAAGATGAAGATTACAAGCAATATAGCGAGGATAAGTTGGGAGAAATGGTACACAAATTCTTGAAGGGTAGAAAATATCTCATTGTCATGGATGACATATGGGGCATTGAACCCTGGAATGATATCCAAAGATCATTCCCCAAGGAATGCAGGGGGAGCAAAGTGTTATTCACAAGTCGACTACTCGTTCAACCTGATAGCGTCCGCTGCGTCCCTCATTATTTGGATCCCTTATCAGAAAGTTGCAGTTGGGAGTTGTTACAAAAGaag GTATTCGGAAACGATGAATGCTCACCGAATTTGGTGGACATCGGTAAGCAAATCGCAGAAAAATGTAAAGGACTACCACTTGCGATTGTCGCAATAGCTGGCATTCTGGCAACGGAAGACAAGACACTCTATGTGTGGGAGGAAGTTGCCAAGCATTTAAGTTCGATCATTGCCAAAAACCAGGAGGGCTGCATGGAGATACTAGAACTTAGTTATAATCACCTGCCCCTTCATTTAAAAGCGTGTTTTCTTTATATTGCAGCACATCCCGAAGATTATGAAATTGCTGTACGCGAGCTGATATGGTTATGGATCGGGGAGGGATTTATTCAGCAAAGTGAGGTGGGGGAAAGCTTGGAGGACATAGCAAAAGATTACTTAATCGGTCTTATTGATAGAAGTCTCATAATGGTAGCTAGGAAAAGTAAATCCCGGCGAGGAATTAAAACATGTCGTATCCATGATCTTCTGCGTGAATTAGGCTTGAAAAAAGCTGAGGAGGATAATTTCATTGTGAAAATTTACGAGGATGATCCTCTTTCACCTTCCTCTACAAATAAGCAGCGTCGCCTCTTCATTAGCTCTCAGTTCTTTCATAAGTTTTCCTCAAGGCCTCGTGCTCAAAACCTTCGTTCTTTTATGTGCCTCTCCTTGTCAAACTCCCCGCCTTCCAAACAAAATCTGTCATTCTTTGTTGAaaacttcaaacttctcaaGGTGTTGAATTTTAGGTCCGCTACAAGCCTAGGAGAAATAAGAAAAGGAGATCTAGTTCATTTGAGATACTTATCACTTAGGATACCCCACGACCTTAAGCACCGTGCACCGTTATTTATTCACTACCTCTCGAACCTAGTAACCCTTAACCTCCAAGTTGGGCATTGGACCAAGATTTCATTGCCTCTCGATATACTTAAGATGGTTCACTTGAGGCATCTATATACTAGAAGGGGGATATTCGAATATCATGTTTCTTATGATTATGAAGAAGAGGGGAATATGTTAGATAGCCTACTTACCTTGCACCGAATATGTCTTTGTGAGCATTGCCATAGTTTCTTGAGAAGGACTCCCAATCTTAAGGAGCTAGGACTGACTTCAAGTCGGACAGAGGATCGTGATGTGATGCTCCGTGACCTAGAGTTCTTAAAATGCCTCGAGACACTCGTTGTCGAACCATGGATGCTGACCAAGCAAGTGACTGGGCTGAAGCTTCCTCCAACTCTTACGCGGCTAACTTTTAAATCTACGGACCTCAAGTGGGAGGAGCTGTCAATAATCCTCCAAACCCTGCCGAGCCTTGGGGTTCTCAAATTATTATACTCCGCCTGTTGGGGAGCAGTTTGGGACACAACTGAACTTGAGGAGGGGTTCTCTCAGCTCAAGTACTTGAAGTTTGAGCAGCTGCATATCGAGGAGTGGAATGCTTCCGCAGATCAATTTCCGAGACTTGAGGTTTTAGAGATTGAATGGTGCGAGTATCTGAAGGGGATCCCACTTGATTTTGCTAATTTGTACGACCTTCGTGAAATTAAGTTATTCCGTTGTAGTCAATCCGCTGAGGAATCGGTCAGGGAGATTCAGGAAGAGCAAAAAAGTATGAAAGGAGATGATGATTGGCTAAATTTCGCCTTGCAGCCGTTGCCTGAGGATTTGTTGGGGTAG